The genomic window TGGGGATTATAACTAGTGAAGACTGAAGGAGATTTCAAGAACCACAGAAGAGTCACACAAGCACACCTGGCTATGGGAAGCTCTTCCCCAGTCTCCAGATTAGAAGGTAGCATGTGGTGATGAGGAAATTGACGTTTCTTATTTCAAACTTTATTAAGGATCTTCtcaaaaaaagatgaatatagttACAGACACAtgtttatgttgtgtgtatgcTCCAGTATGCCTGTTCATAAACACTCAAGTAACAAGAAGTTGAActttttagttttcaaaatcaAAGATGTTTGTGTGGTATAGATGGATGTTAAGACACAAGCCAAGTACAATAGATAATATGCTTCTCCAGACAAAACAGTGTCTGTTCTTTCATTCCTATAAATGGTATTTAACTTCTTTGGTGTCTTATccggggtttctattgctgtgataaaacaccatgcccATAAGAATCttgaaaaggaaagggtttattttatcttatagttccacatcacagtccttcactaagggaagtcatggcaggaacttggaggcaggagctgatgcagaggccatggagggtagctgcttactggcttgttcctcatggcttgttcagcctgcttccttGTAGGACCTACAAGCACAGCCCAAGGGTGGCACCAGCCACAGTTGGCTGAGTCCTCCTGATCAATCCTCATCAAGCAcatgcaacccaggctggcccacaggccaatctggtaggGACAGTTTCTCAGTTACATTGTTTAGTTTTGCATCTCTTTTTCTCAATCCTAAATGTATAGTTGGTGTCCATAGGCTACACATTCATGGACTCAACCAGCCTCAGGCACACTGTAAAGACTAGAACTACACCTTTAACTGAATATGCTGTCTTTTTCTTTGCTATCATTCCCTGAGGGAACAGTCTTTTACATTGTCTTAGCTATTATAAATAACTAGAAAATATAGTATATACAAGAGGGTGTGTGTAAGTTAAAAGCATGTGCTGTCCCATTTTACAAGGCTTGAGTATGCACAGACTGACACCTGGGGTGTATGTTAGAACCAGTTGCTCTTAGTGACAACTAggatttaaagttttaaaaacttttgcATATTAGAAGTTTTTAGAATTTACAGATTATTAAGCTTTTACATATAAAACGTCAACATATTAGAAGTAACTGGCTTAAAGAGTTTGAAAGTCCTTGGCACAATTGGAGCGCTCACAGGCTATCACAAAAGCCATCTGTGCCCGAGAAGAACACTGTAGGAAGAGATCCGGGCCTTCTGTTTGGAGTGGACAAGCTCCTGCAGTAGCTCTAGAAAGCCGGATTAAGAACCACACTGCTTCAGCTGCTCACTGTCTTCTGTGCGGCTTTGGCTCCGGAGAGAGGGTTGCGAACTGGCTGTTAATTCTTATGCAATGCTCTGCTCTGTTCCAGTGTGTAGCTGCATTTGCTGTGTCTGCTGTTGCTTCTCAGTGGGAGCGTACTGGAAAGCCCTTCAACCCACTTCTGGGAGAGACTTATGAATTAGTTCGGTGAGGTCTTTCATGCCATTCAGATGGCTTGTTGAATGTGCATGacttaatagattttttttcaatgaagGATAATGGTTATTTTTGTGTTTCCCtaaacattttgtgtgtgtgtgtgtgtgtgtgtgtgtgtgtgtgactgtgtgtgtgactgaaaCACAATAATTATTTTGATGTCGGTGTCTGGGAAAATAGACATGCAATGTACCATCATAAAACACAGTTGCAAGGTTTCAGTGTTCCTGACCTTCAAGGATTAACTAGCCTCCTTTTTTAGGTAGATCACATGACACCATCAGGgttttaggttttctattgctgtgatagaaaaccatgaccaaaatcaactctgggaggaaagagtttatttcactcacaatTCCCTATCACTGTTCATCGTTaaaagcagtgaggacaggaactcacacagggcaggaacccagaggtaGGAGCTGCTTATgggcttgctccctatggcttgctaGGGCCCAAGATCACAGCCCaaagatggcaccacccacaatggactgggtcctccccctgtcagtcactaattaagaaaatgccctaaaggcTTGCTTACAACCtaatcttgtggaggcattttcttaattgaggctccctcctttcagagatacaaaactagccaacacatcagggcagaaactcaagacaggaacccagaggcaggaactgaaacagatgGTGGAAAAGTGTGGTTTACTGGTTTgtttgctcatcctgctttcttaccCTATCCAGGACCACCTACCCCAGGGGCAGCACTgccaacaggcaggcaggcaggcaggggctcccacatcaatcattcatcaagaaacTGTCCTACCTGCTTGCTATAGGCAGAtgggtttgtgtcaagttgagaaaaaccaaccagcacactAGGAATAGTGGTGCatataatcctaacactcaggaggcagaggcaaatggatctctgtgagttcaggctagCTTAGTCTATATAGTTCAGACTAGCCAGGGTTATATCCTGAGATattgtccccccaccccctccatatgtatgtatgtgtgtgtatatatacacacacacacatataaaattatggCCATATTAATATGTGGTAACTGTAGGATTCCTGCACTAGCTTGTTTGTGGTTTATGTGTAACTAGAGGATATCATTTGACTTCATCTTTtgtgttttcctccttttcttagcacctgttttgatcatatttatccaTCCTGTAGATACTATAAATAGAAATGCCACATTTTTCTAGCTCATATAAAAGGAATGATGTTTTAAATCTGATGAATAATTGTAGTTGTAAGCCCCCTGAGGTATGAATGGCCAGGCTCTGTCCCCAGACTATCTGTTACCTGCCAGCTGCTATATCCTACAGATCAGGCCacagaatcccaccaatcccgggccaccctggaaagctcttcctcctcccccaaaccCTATATAAAGCCTGCCTTCTGCTCACTTTGCTGTTTCTCTCcctagcagaggcagccaccctcctgtgTTCTTCTCAGTCAGTCTCTTGTGAGATTTATTGTGCCATGTGACTTTGTGGCATTCCTTGGCTTCTTGCCCCTTAGAGCCATAACACTAACAGTAGTAGTCATTGTTCCCATTACTGTCACCAAAATACAGGAGCTCCTGAAGGAGGAAGAGCTTGCTTTGCCTTCTAGCTGGAGAGGATACAGGAAGggcatggcagggaaggcatagcTGGAGGAATGTGTGAAGCTAGTTCTATTgcgtctgcagtcaggaagcagagagcagaagggTTCCATGCTATCAAACCTCCCAGCCAGCCTCCAGTGATTCACCCCAttaaggctccacctcctaaaggtcccaCAGCCTTCCAAAACAGCAccagcagctggggaccaaggTTTCAAAACTACACACAGCCATAATGTTTGTGTAAATCACCCAGTTCATATGAATGTCCTATATTTTAATATGATAAGTAATTAGCTAGCTCCAACAGCATGAAACAAAAAGTAGCTTAGGTTATGTTTGTGTTGTTCCTCGTGTTAGGTTGTACTGTAATAAGGATgataataaaaattgtttttcttcattgaacattttcctaaatattttaacACATACAATGACAGTCAATTGCAGTGAtacatttgttcttttttgttttaatcttaagAGATGACCTTGGATTTAGACTCATCTCAGAACAGGTCAGCCATCACCCCCCAATCAGTGCATTCCACGCAGAGGGGCTAAACAATGATTTCATCTTCCATGGCTCAATTTACCCCAAACTGAAGTTCTGGGGGAAGAGTGTTGAAGCAGAACCTAAAGGAACCATCACCTTGGAGCTTTTAGAGTAAGTACAGGAGAACCACTCTGTCTTGTGTCTGCACATGCGCAGGCAGGCCACGCTGTTGTAGGATTAACTCTGTGGCAGCTTACGACACTAGTGTCTGGATGCCATGGTGCCCAAGCTTTGTCTAAAGGATCCTTCTAAATTAATTCACCCTGAAAAGTGACAGTTGTGTAACATGTTGGACATTAGGTTTTTGGGAAGCTCTCTTCTGCAGGGTTAGCTTTAAAGGCTAAAGCATTTCTAAGTAAGCTCACATCTACTCCCCTCTCCCACCTGCTGACTGGGACTAGAAACCCTGGGCAGGAGCCACAAAGCAACATCCTGGGACTGTGACCAGTGAGGACAGCAAACTGGGAGAAAAGTTAAGTTTTGCAGTAAGATTCCTGGTTTTATATTTCTCTCCATGCTAAGAGTCTGAGCAGCAAATTACAAAATGTCACTAGAAGCAAACAGAAGAGGTTCCAAAAGAAACCCTCTTGTCTTTCCTTAGAGATCCCAGAAGGAGCCCCTAAGAGACATAAAGACTATTGAAAATATGACTTGGGTTTCCTCCTAGTCTTTTCCCAAAATGAATACTCAGGCCTCTGATTCTCTCCTATAATAGCTGCTGCTACTTCAGTTATAGTATCTGCAACTGAGAAAACACTCAGCAGCCACAGGATCTGGATGAAGGAATGAGAACTATTGGTATTGGCCCAGAAGCTCAGACCCCGGTTTAAGGGTAGAGGTGGTATCTTGAAACACAAatgtgtggtggggagggaaaCCACTCCTCTCCTAAACCAAGCTTCATGACCTTCCCCCCAGATGGTGCACCAAAGGCATTGAGATCTATGGCCAGAGGCCAGATCCCTGCATAGCTGCTGCGGGATGCGACTGAGGAGCATTGTAAAGACTTTGGAAAGTGTAGTGACGGAATCAGGGCCCACAGAAGGAGGGTCAGGACTTATGGCCTGACATTACGTCAATTGCCTTCAGTCAAAACCAAAATCAGTATTCTCTGGATTTCAAGAGGACAGCAAATCTCATAAAACTCGAGTATCTTGAATATAATTTAGAATATTTGGCTTTactaagaaactgaagaaaaaaaacaacagcgAACCCTCAGCTCCCAGTGAAAGGGCAGTCAACAGCCTCTAAGCCCAGAATGACCCAGAGTCAGTGTCACTCTGCTGCTGAAGATAAGGTGACCAGAGCTGGCTATTCTACATGCAAGTAGCTGGACATTTTAGTACCAACACGTGTAGCAGGGGAATACAGGACGTGCTCAGAGCAGCATGAAGATGGTGGAACTGGGATGATGGAGGATACCCCCTGGAGCCTCAGTCCAGTTGTGATGCTGATTCTTCCCAGTAGTTTCCATAAAGCTAGATCAGAGCctctgtggggtggggtgggggtggtccCCCATTTAAACCAAGAGCTCACTGATGGAGCTGATCTCATCAGCCAGCTTGCCCAGGGCATCCCTCACCTTCTGACATTTCTGTGGGTGCTAGATGAAGACTCTGGTCTTTATGTGAACAGCACAGCTCAAGAGCCATCTCCATAAGGGGAGGGAGCGGCTCTGTAGGCATAAAGGAattgattttaaatttacatGGAAAAGCAAATGGAATTGAACAACCAAAACTACTGACAATGTTGAAAAGGAGCAAAACAACTAAGATGCTGAGCTGAGACCAAGATTTAGCTTTTGTGAGACCCTTCAGTGGCATTActgcagcagagcagggaagagTCCAGAAACGAGCGCCACAGAGACGTGGTCAGCATAAGCCATTGACTAAGAAAGTCAGACTGTAAAGCTTTGGGGAGCAAATAGAAAATGTTCGAAGTTTGTGTTATGTAGAGATCTAAATGGGAAAGCCCAGTGCAGTCTGCTTCAGAGACTGCACTAGGTTAAAGCTCTCTCTGAGAGACACTATGCACGGGACGAAAGACACGCTGTAGACTACTAGAAATGACACTCCTAACAAAAGGTGTTGTCTAGAACATATAAAGACCCTGAAATAATTATAACTCCACAAGGGATTTGTACCATGAGTTTTGAGGTTTGGGGTAAACTGGAAGGGACTGTATCTGGAAAATGCCAAACagaccttcatttttattttctacctctaatttttctgtttgtgtttcacAAAGCTCTTGAATACAGGTTGAATATTCCTTTTCATAAAGGCCTGGGAGACAACTATGTCATATTTAGGAGACTCTGGATCTTGGAATGTCATGTAACTTTTGCCAGTTGaatgaacacactgtctgaaAGTCCAAGATCCACAATGCTCTGGAATCAAAGGCCTTTTGATTTTCCTGTCAGTGCAAATATTTGGGAGTTTGAACTTTTGAATTAGGGTCATTCAACTTGTgtacagtttatttttaaaacagtaagaATGGGCAGGTAATACCTGTTTTGCTGTGAGTTAATATTGGTGTGGGGTGTATATGCGTCCATACGTGTGTGTGCCTACGTGTTTGAGTGTGTTTGTAGAGGCCAAAAGTCAGTCTATCAGATGTCTCGCTGACTGGAACCAGTGGGCCCCTGCTTCCGTTGCTATGGTTACAGGTGTCTTTCACACCCTGCCTTCACAcagttgctggggattgaactcgggtcctggTGCTTGTGCAGCAGGCACGTTACCACCAAGCCAGTTCCCAGCCTGATTCGTTGTTATGAATGACTCTTGAAGCAAGCTCCTTTTTTTAGACTAATTGGTtcttctcagctacttctctgggtttggggttgttttttAGACATAATGAAGCATACACGTGGACAAACCCCACCTGCTGTGTGCACAACATCATCGTGGGCAAACTCTGGATCGAGCAGTACGGCAATGTGGAAATCATAAACCACAAGTAAGGTGCACTCAGGCTCCGCCTGTACTCTTCCTTTCCTCAGTCTCTTCCAAAGGCCTCATGACCCGATAGGAGCGGGATGGGATCCTTCCATTtgtaagagcactcactgctgcCATTTCTGTGTACACAGACTGGCCCGATGTGTCGCCTCTGCCACTCACTCAGGGTAGGGTAGGTCAGATAGGAGTGTGGAGTCATTATGAAAAATTAGTTTCAGATTCTGTCACTTATTTTCGGCGAATGCTTCCGAGCTTTGTCTCGTGCGGGCACTGCTGATGGGAGAAGGGTGGCTGTGGAGAATCAGTCAGCAGTACTGCCCCCGGGAAGGCCATCCTGCTCACCGTTCTCAACTGCTTCCTTGGCATTGCTCCGCCATGTGAATTTAGCCTTTGTTTTGTAGGACTGGGGACAAATGTGTGTTGAATTTTAAGCCTTGTGGTCTTTTTGGCAAGGAATTACACAAAGTTGAAGGCTACATACAAGATAAAAGGTAAGGTTTCTTTTTCAACATTGACTGCAAATGCTTATTTAGATGTTTGTGTTCAAGTGTGCTGCCTGATTAACGGGTATCCGAATAACAGAAGTCTTCTGAAAGGAAATACCTGTTTCTCTAAAGGATGGGCTTACAAAAATATAGCAACGTTAACTCCAGCACAGCACGGGCTTGATTGGTAACTAAACAACAGTCTCTCTCGGCAGCAAAAGGAAACTCTGTGCTCTCTACGGGAAGTGGACTGAGTGCTTGTACAGTGTTGACCCTGCCACTTTCGACGCCTACAAAAAGAATGATAAGAAAACCACGGAAGAGAAGAAGAATAGCAAACAGGTGAACACAGTGAGGTGGTGCTGGCAGCTGGACTCTTGCATGTGTATGGGCCCTTCTGGAGCTGCCTGTGTGCTGCTACCACATGGCTTCTTCTCCTTGCATCCTGTGAATGAACCGATAGCTGTCCTCCTTAGCGGAAAATGTCAGGCTGGAGCTGCTGGTGGTTGGTGCACACAATTAGTGTTGCTTTGGAAAGTTGGTCCCCATCTTGATGACACAGTGGTGTGTTTCCCTCCTGTTCTTGTGCATTAGAGGTAGAAATGGTCCAAGTATATAGGCTCCGCTCAGGCGTTCTCAATCGCTGTATCACTGATGTTGGTGCCGTCAGCTCAGGCTGTTGTCCTTGCACTGTTCTCTTCATGCTGAACCTTATTTGTGGGACATTCTCATCCCAATCACCGATAAGAACGAGGCTGCTGCCTGGCTACAGGCGTGCTTTAGCGTTCTGCTGACTTGTGTCTGCTTCCTGCAGTCAGAGTTGCTATGACCCGATGGGGACAGGAAATGCCCCTTTGGAGCCTGGCCAGGACAAGTGGGGACTCTGGGTTAGAAGCAATCTCTCATTTGTGAGCAGTACGCGCTCACATCATTTTTACCCTTGACCTCTGGATGACACCTCTAAAACTGTGTCTGGAAAGCACCTCTTTGCTAGGTGAATGGAGGTGTTTGCTTGCCTTCGTGAAGGTCTCAGAATAGTCTATGCTCTAGGTGAGATTAATGATGTCCTCTTTGCTCCAGGTATGCCCCCGTCTACCAGCCAAGCATTGTCTGATGGCTCAGTAAATGTGAACGTGCTGGCTGAGTCCTGACCCCCAGACTCACACCTATCAAGTCATAAAGCTGGGCCTTGtggatgtttctttcttttaaaaacttcttttaaTTAGGATACTAAGTGATGGGTTTTCTTTTGACATCTGTGTACATACACTTGCTCATATTTACTGTCTCAtcaccctctctccttcctgttttcctgttctcttcttGCCCTTCCTCCTAAATACTCACTTCtactcttctggtgtgcatgtgtgtgtagccTAGACCGTCCACATGAGAGACCGTGTGCTAGCTGTCAAAGTCCGGCTTATTTCATTACACATGATCACCTCACCTTTGTTTGTCTCCTCATTAACTCTTAAGTATACAAAGGTTTGTCTCAGAGGCTGGAAGCACATTTATTCACTGTAACTTTGTAATTAGGAGCTAGCCTTGGGCTTGAGGGACATTTTAACCGTTGGAGCACACAGCTCTGGTAAGCTCTAGGTTCCCTCAGCTGCATGTGCTTAACTCCTCCTATTCCTGCCTACATGCACCTCTCAGGGGTCCACCCACCGCCCTTTGCAGGATACCTTAGTGGAATGAAGAAGGAAATGTCCCAGAGCCCCAAGTCACTGACCTAGACCACGTGGCCACAGCTCCGCTAAGAGAAGGAACTTGGCAGAACAACTTCCTGAGTACACTTGTCATCCAGCCCTCTTACATAGTGTGGACAGCAAAGGACTCTGGCCAAACTCCAGAAACTACTCTTATATTCTGTTCTTTATGGAAAAGCAGCCTTTCCCTCGAGCTCTCCCCCGATCCACTTTCCCCTGCCCAGGTgcagcctgtcctgtcctgtcgcTGTTCCTGCGTACACTCCGTGCTCTCGGGCAGCCTTTGTTGGTACCGTTCCTCCCCTGCTGTTGGCTCCACTGTGTATTTCCTGAACGTGCCTCGACCAGAAGTTGTAGTTTTGTTAGCTGATGTGGAGGATCTCCCTGAACTTtctaaatctctgagttctttgtGTTCTCCATTGTGATACTTGTTGGGTCCAGGGAGGTcatgcaaagatggggacagaccaccaaagtctaataaacaagaagcaaactttattccacaAAACTAGATTCcaggaaaatcagaagcaaacttaaaaattaaaaaataaacaccgcAGGGCACAGAAGCgcatcagctagctgagaccacagccagagatggtgtttgttaggctgtggcaaaaggccagtttctgaacccatctttttatagtaggggcaccaagcattaggtctgtctgaacaaaggaatttttataaTCTTGCCCCAACCCGTGGGTTAGTCAACGGAGACCCTAAGGAGGGGAGTGAGTTCTAACATCCATGGGTAACTATGTAGCTATCAAGAAATATGTTTCAGAGAAGATTACAGCTAAAGTCACTAATTGCAAGAAAACAggtgtctttagcaattagtCAGAAAAGGGACTGTTAGTAATACCAGAAGGttaataaattagaattaattGGTTCTTAGGCTGGGAACTTAGAAGATAGTGGAAAGCTTTTCACATTTATCtcgaggtaaaactcagatacagactgCCATACTTTACAACCTCCATTGTCAGAGCTCATTAATTAGATGGTGTTTGTACCTTGTCCACTGTCAGTTAGATGGTGTTTGTACCTTGTCCACTGTCTGTCCTGGTATCTCGAGGCAGTGTATACTGGAGCCCCATGCCTCCCCTTTGATGGCACCAGTTTCCCATAACGGAGACAGTACCTAACCCAGAGGTCACGTATCTCCGTCTTCTAGAGGTTAACTCAGTTCATATCTGTCGTTCatcaaggatggccaggacaCTACTCTAAGTTTACAGAgagaagctctggccttgtaaataaaacagccaGTTGTAAATGAAATGACCTAGGCTGATGGAGGCTTCTAAGTGTCTGATAAAATAGCTCACTGTGAATAATTGATCCTTGATCTGCTGAggaagctgctgacagtctgctctCATTCCCCTGGACTtgtaactttatatttctttatttctacattcttatttctagaatctacatttttattttcttattcttggactcttcaatACTAACAACTTCCCCAGTTCAAATCAGCGGAGACTAAACATACAGAGTGAGGAGCTCTGGTTCACGGGAGGCAGGCCTAGGAAACCACTGGTCTCTGTTTTTGCCTGATAGTTTTGTAAGTTCTTCTTTTTGTCAGCTGTTCTGCAGAACCCTGCTGGCTCTTTGCCACTGACGAGCGTAGCTAAGTGGCCCCGTATGTAGTGTTTTGTTCTCACAGCTGTGCGTGCATCGACTTTTGCCTCTCTCCAGTGCAAATGTGTTGAAATGCATTTCAAACTTCTGCAGGAAATACTTGTCATTTGTGTTTAAAAGACTAGAAACTTTAGCGCTCTAGTAAAGAAGGATCGTGGCAACAAGGCCTTGAATGCAAATACAGTATTAGGATAAGGCTGAGAGTCATGGACACCCAGCGCTTGTCATCCTTGACAGGAGAAGGGACAAACAGCATCCAGCAGCCCTGCAGTCCGTCTCTTGCTTCACCAGTGTTTGGATAAGCAGCTGTGACTACCTTGTTGTGTGTGCTTTGCTGCTTTACTCCTTTCTGCTCTGGGCCCCATTCCTCAGttactcaggctagcctgaggcTGTCAGCTGCCTTGCTGATTTGCATCCAGGGGCTTGTGGGTGGTGCTCTGGGGAGCCAGGAATGCTCTTTCCACTCTAGTGCAGGTGTGATCAACCGCCAATATAGGGCCCCTAGGAGCTAACGACACCTGAAGCTGAGCCTTTGCAGATCCTCATGCCCTGGGCCTGGGGCCCGCACATGCCCTGGCCTCTGTTTGACCTCCTGGGAAGCTGCTTTATGACAAGGAGTCTCAGCTCCACTGTGTGTGCTGAGACCTTGTTCAGTCTTCAGAACTCATAGTTGATGTTTAAAGCTTTGCCTGGCCTTCTAGACAAGTTCATCCGAGGAGT from Microtus pennsylvanicus isolate mMicPen1 chromosome 4, mMicPen1.hap1, whole genome shotgun sequence includes these protein-coding regions:
- the Osbpl1a gene encoding oxysterol-binding protein-related protein 1 isoform X3 — translated: MFSRNDFSIWSILRKCIGMELSKITMPVIFNEPLSFLQRLTEYMEHTYLIHKASSFADPVERMQCVAAFAVSAVASQWERTGKPFNPLLGETYELVRDDLGFRLISEQVSHHPPISAFHAEGLNNDFIFHGSIYPKLKFWGKSVEAEPKGTITLELLEHNEAYTWTNPTCCVHNIIVGKLWIEQYGNVEIINHKTGDKCVLNFKPCGLFGKELHKVEGYIQDKSKRKLCALYGKWTECLYSVDPATFDAYKKNDKKTTEEKKNSKQTSSSEESDEMPVPDSESVFIIPGSVLLWRIAPRPPNSAQMYNFTSFAMVLNEVDKEMESVIPKTDCRLRPDIRAMENGEIDQASEEKKRLEEKQRAARKNRSKSEEDWKTRWFHQGPNPYNGAQDWIYSGNYWDRNYFNLPDIY